The Musa acuminata AAA Group cultivar baxijiao chromosome BXJ1-3, Cavendish_Baxijiao_AAA, whole genome shotgun sequence genome window below encodes:
- the LOC108951889 gene encoding dual specificity protein kinase YAK1 homolog isoform X1: MDGGGIGKNKPQAFRAYESSQSSSGPSLVFGESCATAKRSLVEKLTKGIVETYRKCNPGFKYSNASNWKRFLTNPSTGVKNDGYDNAYSDLILYVNLVLCSGSKQRYIVKDILGQGTFAQVAKCWDMETNNYVAIKIIKNQPQYYRHGVFEVHILSMLNQKLDPDDEHHIVRMLDYFLFQNHLCISFEMLGSNLYELIKEKKHNGFTLDVIQDLCKQILDALIITRYAGIIHCDLKPENILICTSEKPPKIKVIDFGSACFMSKTIYTYIQSRYYRSPEVLLGYPYTIAIDMWSLGCIVAELYLGFPLFPGESQFDVLKRMTEILGDQPPDNLLRNATKTNNFFKHVGSINQLVDDQSVKINSSAYQILNEEEFEIRGLKRPKIGKKYFSFVKLEDIVAEKAYRKNLPDEQFDKESAMCLALIDFLRGLLEFDPAKRWSPLQASHHPFVTREPFLFLYKPLPETPLTPVSHALQVEHDPRQGHQLAAGLSPEVVSMNKYLPQNSSKVLLVPSSYESSYGSSESHGSYNYSASLGSGCRSYSLKNSMLDYSPVHSSLFQSAKTGGSVLGVSADARHVPFCHGNGFGVTPSYNFWPTSLGASPSQFTYPSLKVQESKMFQGEYACHSPAEGSFHDFPWGKASKFVREGKHAYNGSLGIQPHENSFKYYHGLCDDETSSSYEDSNHQRFVSSSTFSAFHHSNNRIQEVSWDKPESSYLPFGPGDWDPNYSDESLVQGDCSEINSLALGFDSVIRLGCSIDLSNQTSGIGTFPLNRQQALVGSNYMYADSRNPPVIQGLHGGYAHPVSLPHSVSQSAQNSPRHFGQQYFQQFNHPHTMHTHNLWNHQKAQGR; this comes from the exons ATGGATGGGGGAGGGATTGGAAAGAACAAGCCGCAAGCGTTCCGTGCTTATGAATCGTCGCAATCTTCCTCCGGACCCTCTCTGGTTTTCGGCGAATCTTGCGCGACTGCGAAACGATCT CTAGTTGAAAAGCTAACCAAAGGCATAGTTGAAACATACCGCAAATGCAACCCTGGTTTCAAGTACTCTAATGCATCGAACTGGAAGCGCTTCCTTACAAATCCTTCTACTGGAGTAAAAAATGATGGCTATGACAATGCATATTCAGATCTTATTTTGTATGTAAATCTTGTATTGTGTTCAGGCTCGAAACAGAG GTACATTGTTAAAGACATACTTGGCCAAGGTACATTTGCTCAGGTTGCTAAATGTTGGGACATGGAGACCAACAATTATGTTGCCATTAAGATTATCAAAAATCAGCCTCAGTATTATCGACATGGAGTATTTGAAGTCCATATTCTGTCAATG CTCAATCAAAAGCTTGATCCTGATGATGAGCATCACATTGTGCGCATGCTTGactattttttatttcaaaatcatcTTTGCATTTCGTTTGAAATGCTTGGGTCAAATCT GTATGagctaataaaagaaaaaaagcataATGGATTTACATTGGATGTCATACAAGACTTGTGTAAGCAG ATCTTGGATGCATTAATCATCACAAGATATGCTGGTATTATCCATTGTGATTTGAAGCCAGAGAATATCCTTATATGTACAAG TGAGAAACCACCAAAAATTAAAGTAATTGATTTTGGGTCGGCTTGCTTCATGAGTAAGACAATATACACATACATTCAG AGTCGTTATTACAGGTCTCCAGAAGTTCTCCTTGGCTACCC ATATACAATTGCCATTGATATGTGGTCACTTGGGTGCATTGTTGCTGAGTTGTACTTGGGTTTCCCTTTGTTTCCTGGGGAGTCACAATTTGATGTTCTAAAGAGGATGACTGAAATACTTGG TGATCAGCCTCCTGATAATCTCCTTAGGAATGCAACCAAgacaaataatttctttaaacatGTTGGTAGCATAAACCAGTTGGTGGATGACCAGTCTGTCAAGATAAACAGCAGCGCTTACCAAATTCTAAATGAAGAGGAATTTGAAATT AGGGGATTAAAAAGGCCAAagataggaaaaaaatatttcagTTTTGTGAAACTTGAAGATATCGTTGCAGAAAAAGCTTACAGGAAAAACTTGCCAGATGAACAATTTGACAAAG AAAGTGCAATGTGCTTGGCATTGATTGATTTCTTAAGGGGCCTTCTTGAGTTTGATCCTGCCAAACGATGGTCACCTTTGCAG GCTTCACACCATCCATTTGTTACTAGAGAACCCTTTTTGTTCCTTTACAAACCTCTTCCAGAGACTCCACTCACT CCAGTTTCTCATGCTCTTCAAGTGGAACATGATCCGAGGCAAGGACACCAACTAGCAGCTGGTCTCTCTCCAGAG GTTGTAAGTATGAACAAATATCTTCCACAGAATAGCTCTAAGGTTTTACTGGTGCCTTCATCCTATGAAAGTAGTTATGGCAGCTCAGAAAGCCATGGAAGCTATAATTATAGTGCTAGTCTTGGAAGTGGTTGCAGAAGTTATTCATTAAAAAATAGCATGTTGGATTACTCACCAGTCCATTCTTCCCTTTTCCAAAGTGCTAAAACAGGGGGATCTGTCCTTGGTGTTAGTGCGGATGCTAGACATGTTCCATTCTGTCATGGGAATGGTTTTGGTGTAACTCCTAGTTACAATTTCTGGCCAACGTCCCTAGGAGCCAGCCCCTCTCAATTTACTTATCCAAGCTTGAAAGTCCAAGAATCAAAAATGTTTCAAGGAGAGTATGCTTGCCATTCCCCAGCAGAAGGCAGCTTTCATGATTTTCCATGGGGCAAAGCTTCTAAATTTGTTAGAGAAGGCAAACATGCCTATAATGGATCGTTGGGTATTCAACCTCATGAAAATTCATTCAAGTACTATCATGGCCTTTGTGATGATGAGACGAGCTCTAGTTATGAAGACTCAAATCATCAAAGATTTGTAAGTTCTAGTACTTTTTCAGCCTTTCATCATTCTAACAACAGGATACAAG AAGTGTCATGGGACAAGCCTGAATCAAGTTACTTACCATTTGGTCCTGGAGATTGGGATCCCAATTATAG TGATGAATCCTTGGTTCAAGGAGATTGCTCTGAGATCAATTCTCTGGCTTTAGGGTTTGACAGTGTTATCCGCCTTGGTTGCTCAATCGATTTGAGTAATCAAACAAGTGGAATTGGTACTTTCCCCTTGAACCGTCAACAGGCACTTGTGGGCTCAAATTATATGTATGCAGATTCAAG GAATCCCCCTGTTATTCAGGGCTTGCACGGTGGATATGCACATCCGGTGTCTCTTCCACATTCTGTATCTCAAAGTGCACAAAACTCACCCAGGCATTTTGGACAACAGTATTTTCAGCAATTTAATCACCCGCATACAATGCATACTCATAATCTGTGGAATCATCAGAAGGCGCAG GGGAGATAG
- the LOC108951889 gene encoding dual specificity protein kinase YAK1 homolog isoform X3: MDGGGIGKNKPQAFRAYESSQSSSGPSLVFGESCATAKRSLVEKLTKGIVETYRKCNPGFKYSNASNWKRFLTNPSTGVKNDGYDNAYSDLILYVNLVLCSGSKQRYIVKDILGQGTFAQVAKCWDMETNNYVAIKIIKNQPQYYRHGVFEVHILSMLNQKLDPDDEHHIVRMLDYFLFQNHLCISFEMLGSNLYELIKEKKHNGFTLDVIQDLCKQILDALIITRYAGIIHCDLKPENILICTSEKPPKIKVIDFGSACFMSKTIYTYIQSRYYRSPEVLLGYPYTIAIDMWSLGCIVAELYLGFPLFPGESQFDVLKRMTEILGDQPPDNLLRNATKTNNFFKHVGSINQLVDDQSVKINSSAYQILNEEEFEIRGLKRPKIGKKYFSFVKLEDIVAEKAYRKNLPDEQFDKESAMCLALIDFLRGLLEFDPAKRWSPLQASHHPFVTREPFLFLYKPLPETPLTPVSHALQVEHDPRQGHQLAAGLSPEVVSMNKYLPQNSSKVLLVPSSYESSYGSSESHGSYNYSASLGSGCRSYSLKNSMLDYSPVHSSLFQSAKTGGSVLGVSADARHVPFCHGNGFGVTPSYNFWPTSLGASPSQFTYPSLKVQESKMFQGEYACHSPAEGSFHDFPWGKASKFVREGKHAYNGSLGIQPHENSFKYYHGLCDDETSSSYEDSNHQRFVSSSTFSAFHHSNNRIQEVSWDKPESSYLPFGPGDWDPNYRNPPVIQGLHGGYAHPVSLPHSVSQSAQNSPRHFGQQYFQQFNHPHTMHTHNLWNHQKAQGR, from the exons ATGGATGGGGGAGGGATTGGAAAGAACAAGCCGCAAGCGTTCCGTGCTTATGAATCGTCGCAATCTTCCTCCGGACCCTCTCTGGTTTTCGGCGAATCTTGCGCGACTGCGAAACGATCT CTAGTTGAAAAGCTAACCAAAGGCATAGTTGAAACATACCGCAAATGCAACCCTGGTTTCAAGTACTCTAATGCATCGAACTGGAAGCGCTTCCTTACAAATCCTTCTACTGGAGTAAAAAATGATGGCTATGACAATGCATATTCAGATCTTATTTTGTATGTAAATCTTGTATTGTGTTCAGGCTCGAAACAGAG GTACATTGTTAAAGACATACTTGGCCAAGGTACATTTGCTCAGGTTGCTAAATGTTGGGACATGGAGACCAACAATTATGTTGCCATTAAGATTATCAAAAATCAGCCTCAGTATTATCGACATGGAGTATTTGAAGTCCATATTCTGTCAATG CTCAATCAAAAGCTTGATCCTGATGATGAGCATCACATTGTGCGCATGCTTGactattttttatttcaaaatcatcTTTGCATTTCGTTTGAAATGCTTGGGTCAAATCT GTATGagctaataaaagaaaaaaagcataATGGATTTACATTGGATGTCATACAAGACTTGTGTAAGCAG ATCTTGGATGCATTAATCATCACAAGATATGCTGGTATTATCCATTGTGATTTGAAGCCAGAGAATATCCTTATATGTACAAG TGAGAAACCACCAAAAATTAAAGTAATTGATTTTGGGTCGGCTTGCTTCATGAGTAAGACAATATACACATACATTCAG AGTCGTTATTACAGGTCTCCAGAAGTTCTCCTTGGCTACCC ATATACAATTGCCATTGATATGTGGTCACTTGGGTGCATTGTTGCTGAGTTGTACTTGGGTTTCCCTTTGTTTCCTGGGGAGTCACAATTTGATGTTCTAAAGAGGATGACTGAAATACTTGG TGATCAGCCTCCTGATAATCTCCTTAGGAATGCAACCAAgacaaataatttctttaaacatGTTGGTAGCATAAACCAGTTGGTGGATGACCAGTCTGTCAAGATAAACAGCAGCGCTTACCAAATTCTAAATGAAGAGGAATTTGAAATT AGGGGATTAAAAAGGCCAAagataggaaaaaaatatttcagTTTTGTGAAACTTGAAGATATCGTTGCAGAAAAAGCTTACAGGAAAAACTTGCCAGATGAACAATTTGACAAAG AAAGTGCAATGTGCTTGGCATTGATTGATTTCTTAAGGGGCCTTCTTGAGTTTGATCCTGCCAAACGATGGTCACCTTTGCAG GCTTCACACCATCCATTTGTTACTAGAGAACCCTTTTTGTTCCTTTACAAACCTCTTCCAGAGACTCCACTCACT CCAGTTTCTCATGCTCTTCAAGTGGAACATGATCCGAGGCAAGGACACCAACTAGCAGCTGGTCTCTCTCCAGAG GTTGTAAGTATGAACAAATATCTTCCACAGAATAGCTCTAAGGTTTTACTGGTGCCTTCATCCTATGAAAGTAGTTATGGCAGCTCAGAAAGCCATGGAAGCTATAATTATAGTGCTAGTCTTGGAAGTGGTTGCAGAAGTTATTCATTAAAAAATAGCATGTTGGATTACTCACCAGTCCATTCTTCCCTTTTCCAAAGTGCTAAAACAGGGGGATCTGTCCTTGGTGTTAGTGCGGATGCTAGACATGTTCCATTCTGTCATGGGAATGGTTTTGGTGTAACTCCTAGTTACAATTTCTGGCCAACGTCCCTAGGAGCCAGCCCCTCTCAATTTACTTATCCAAGCTTGAAAGTCCAAGAATCAAAAATGTTTCAAGGAGAGTATGCTTGCCATTCCCCAGCAGAAGGCAGCTTTCATGATTTTCCATGGGGCAAAGCTTCTAAATTTGTTAGAGAAGGCAAACATGCCTATAATGGATCGTTGGGTATTCAACCTCATGAAAATTCATTCAAGTACTATCATGGCCTTTGTGATGATGAGACGAGCTCTAGTTATGAAGACTCAAATCATCAAAGATTTGTAAGTTCTAGTACTTTTTCAGCCTTTCATCATTCTAACAACAGGATACAAG AAGTGTCATGGGACAAGCCTGAATCAAGTTACTTACCATTTGGTCCTGGAGATTGGGATCCCAATTATAG GAATCCCCCTGTTATTCAGGGCTTGCACGGTGGATATGCACATCCGGTGTCTCTTCCACATTCTGTATCTCAAAGTGCACAAAACTCACCCAGGCATTTTGGACAACAGTATTTTCAGCAATTTAATCACCCGCATACAATGCATACTCATAATCTGTGGAATCATCAGAAGGCGCAG GGGAGATAG
- the LOC108951889 gene encoding dual specificity protein kinase YAK1 homolog isoform X2: protein MDGGGIGKNKPQAFRAYESSQSSSGPSLVFGESCATAKRSLVEKLTKGIVETYRKCNPGFKYSNASNWKRFLTNPSTGVKNDGYDNAYSDLILYVNLVLCSGSKQRYIVKDILGQGTFAQVAKCWDMETNNYVAIKIIKNQPQYYRHGVFEVHILSMLNQKLDPDDEHHIVRMLDYFLFQNHLCISFEMLGSNLYELIKEKKHNGFTLDVIQDLCKQILDALIITRYAGIIHCDLKPENILICTSEKPPKIKVIDFGSACFMSKTIYTYIQSRYYRSPEVLLGYPYTIAIDMWSLGCIVAELYLGFPLFPGESQFDVLKRMTEILGDQPPDNLLRNATKTNNFFKHVGSINQLVDDQSVKINSSAYQILNEEEFEIRGLKRPKIGKKYFSFVKLEDIVAEKAYRKNLPDEQFDKESAMCLALIDFLRGLLEFDPAKRWSPLQASHHPFVTREPFLFLYKPLPETPLTPVSHALQVEHDPRQGHQLAAGLSPEVVSMNKYLPQNSSKVLLVPSSYESSYGSSESHGSYNYSASLGSGCRSYSLKNSMLDYSPVHSSLFQSAKTGGSVLGVSADARHVPFCHGNGFGVTPSYNFWPTSLGASPSQFTYPSLKVQESKMFQGEYACHSPAEGSFHDFPWGKASKFVREGKHAYNGSLGIQPHENSFKYYHGLCDDETSSSYEDSNHQRFKCHGTSLNQVTYHLVLEIGIPIIGIPLLFRACTVDMHIRCLFHILYLKVHKTHPGILDNSIFSNLITRIQCILIICGIIRRRRGDRWTIICSNITLFLDGTECFRRKRWRCLSVCLLQLISDGTGHPVCV, encoded by the exons ATGGATGGGGGAGGGATTGGAAAGAACAAGCCGCAAGCGTTCCGTGCTTATGAATCGTCGCAATCTTCCTCCGGACCCTCTCTGGTTTTCGGCGAATCTTGCGCGACTGCGAAACGATCT CTAGTTGAAAAGCTAACCAAAGGCATAGTTGAAACATACCGCAAATGCAACCCTGGTTTCAAGTACTCTAATGCATCGAACTGGAAGCGCTTCCTTACAAATCCTTCTACTGGAGTAAAAAATGATGGCTATGACAATGCATATTCAGATCTTATTTTGTATGTAAATCTTGTATTGTGTTCAGGCTCGAAACAGAG GTACATTGTTAAAGACATACTTGGCCAAGGTACATTTGCTCAGGTTGCTAAATGTTGGGACATGGAGACCAACAATTATGTTGCCATTAAGATTATCAAAAATCAGCCTCAGTATTATCGACATGGAGTATTTGAAGTCCATATTCTGTCAATG CTCAATCAAAAGCTTGATCCTGATGATGAGCATCACATTGTGCGCATGCTTGactattttttatttcaaaatcatcTTTGCATTTCGTTTGAAATGCTTGGGTCAAATCT GTATGagctaataaaagaaaaaaagcataATGGATTTACATTGGATGTCATACAAGACTTGTGTAAGCAG ATCTTGGATGCATTAATCATCACAAGATATGCTGGTATTATCCATTGTGATTTGAAGCCAGAGAATATCCTTATATGTACAAG TGAGAAACCACCAAAAATTAAAGTAATTGATTTTGGGTCGGCTTGCTTCATGAGTAAGACAATATACACATACATTCAG AGTCGTTATTACAGGTCTCCAGAAGTTCTCCTTGGCTACCC ATATACAATTGCCATTGATATGTGGTCACTTGGGTGCATTGTTGCTGAGTTGTACTTGGGTTTCCCTTTGTTTCCTGGGGAGTCACAATTTGATGTTCTAAAGAGGATGACTGAAATACTTGG TGATCAGCCTCCTGATAATCTCCTTAGGAATGCAACCAAgacaaataatttctttaaacatGTTGGTAGCATAAACCAGTTGGTGGATGACCAGTCTGTCAAGATAAACAGCAGCGCTTACCAAATTCTAAATGAAGAGGAATTTGAAATT AGGGGATTAAAAAGGCCAAagataggaaaaaaatatttcagTTTTGTGAAACTTGAAGATATCGTTGCAGAAAAAGCTTACAGGAAAAACTTGCCAGATGAACAATTTGACAAAG AAAGTGCAATGTGCTTGGCATTGATTGATTTCTTAAGGGGCCTTCTTGAGTTTGATCCTGCCAAACGATGGTCACCTTTGCAG GCTTCACACCATCCATTTGTTACTAGAGAACCCTTTTTGTTCCTTTACAAACCTCTTCCAGAGACTCCACTCACT CCAGTTTCTCATGCTCTTCAAGTGGAACATGATCCGAGGCAAGGACACCAACTAGCAGCTGGTCTCTCTCCAGAG GTTGTAAGTATGAACAAATATCTTCCACAGAATAGCTCTAAGGTTTTACTGGTGCCTTCATCCTATGAAAGTAGTTATGGCAGCTCAGAAAGCCATGGAAGCTATAATTATAGTGCTAGTCTTGGAAGTGGTTGCAGAAGTTATTCATTAAAAAATAGCATGTTGGATTACTCACCAGTCCATTCTTCCCTTTTCCAAAGTGCTAAAACAGGGGGATCTGTCCTTGGTGTTAGTGCGGATGCTAGACATGTTCCATTCTGTCATGGGAATGGTTTTGGTGTAACTCCTAGTTACAATTTCTGGCCAACGTCCCTAGGAGCCAGCCCCTCTCAATTTACTTATCCAAGCTTGAAAGTCCAAGAATCAAAAATGTTTCAAGGAGAGTATGCTTGCCATTCCCCAGCAGAAGGCAGCTTTCATGATTTTCCATGGGGCAAAGCTTCTAAATTTGTTAGAGAAGGCAAACATGCCTATAATGGATCGTTGGGTATTCAACCTCATGAAAATTCATTCAAGTACTATCATGGCCTTTGTGATGATGAGACGAGCTCTAGTTATGAAGACTCAAATCATCAAAGATTT AAGTGTCATGGGACAAGCCTGAATCAAGTTACTTACCATTTGGTCCTGGAGATTGGGATCCCAATTATAG GAATCCCCCTGTTATTCAGGGCTTGCACGGTGGATATGCACATCCGGTGTCTCTTCCACATTCTGTATCTCAAAGTGCACAAAACTCACCCAGGCATTTTGGACAACAGTATTTTCAGCAATTTAATCACCCGCATACAATGCATACTCATAATCTGTGGAATCATCAGAAGGCGCAG GGGAGATAGGTGGACTATCATTTGCAGCAATATTACACTATTCCTGGACGGGACGGAGTGTTTCCGGCGGAAGAGATGGcgctgtctgtctgtctgtctcttGCAACTGATATCGGATGGTACTGGACATCCAGTTTGTGTTTGA
- the LOC103973122 gene encoding uncharacterized protein LOC103973122 gives MLVIESIRWKGGLRSKQGGGDESRMTRGKQKIEAQRRNAERNQKPKGSQLEARAVGLKVICPICKVQLANHNQLVDHYGSKHPKEKPPSESE, from the exons ATGCTCGTGATCGAGAGCATTCGTTGGAAAGGTGGTCTGAGATCGAAGCAGGGAGGAGGAGACGAGAGCAGGATGACGAGGGGCAAGCAAAAGATCGAGGCGCAGCGGAGGAACGCCGAGAGGAACCAGAAGCCCAAGGGTTCGCAGCTCGAGGCGAGGGCCGTCGGCCTCAAGGTCATCTGCCCCATCTGCAAG GTACAACTTGCGAATCATAACCAGCTGGTGGATCATTATGGCTCGAAGCATCCCAAGGAGAAGCCTCCGAGCGAGTCCGAGTGA
- the LOC135622854 gene encoding trihelix transcription factor GT-3b-like, whose product MMLGGGGGGGGGGGGGGDGESLGGRMTMLAGIPLQMNPGPVGEMVGTSGGGGGGGGGGVLLPQQQRGREERVPQWGQQETRDLIAIRANLERDPAVARRNKTMWEGVAARMRERGYRRTPDQCKCKWKNLVNRYKGKETADPETGRQCPFFDELNAVFVERAKNMQRLLLESESGASQSKKKPKRVGRDRSSDEISDDDDEDDNDSDDELLPKGRRKKADHRGGHQQHRGKAAAAAAAAGSIQELLQEFLQQQQQMEMQWFDMMERRAQERRMFEQEWRQSMEKLERERLMLEQAWREREEQRRMREESRAEKRDALLTTLLNKFIEDDL is encoded by the exons ATGATgcttggaggtggaggtggaggaggaggaggaggaggaggtggcggggATGGTGAGTCGCTTGGGGGGCGGATGACGATGTTGGCTGGAATCCCGCTTCAGATGAACCCGGGTCCGGTGGGAGAGATGGTGGGcacgagcggcggcggcggcggaggaggaggcggggGGGTGCTGTTGCCGCAGCAGCAGAGGGGGAGGGAGGAGAGGGTGCCGCAGTGGGGCCAGCAGGAGACGAGGGACCTCATCGCGATCAGGGCCAATCTGGAGCGCGACCCCGCGGTGGCGCGGCGGAACAAGACGATGTGGGAGGGGGTGGCGGCCAGGATGAGGGAGCGCGGGTACCGCCGGACGCCGGATCAGTGTAAGTGCAAGTGGAAGAACCTCGTCAATCGCTACAAG GGTAAAGAGACGGCTGATCCTGAAACTGGCCGGCAATGCCCGTTCTTCGACGAGCTGAATGCGGTGTTCGTGGAACGGGCGAAGAACATGCAACGGCTCCTCCTGGAATCGGAATCCGGCGCCTCGCAATCAAAGAAGAAGCCGAAGAGGGTCGGCAGGGATCGATCCTCGGATGAAATCTCCGACGACGATGATGAGGACGACAATGACAGTGACGACGAGCTCCTTCCAAAGGGCAGAAGGAAGAAGGCCGACCACAGAGGGGGCCATCAACAGCACCGGGGgaaggcggcggcagcggcagcggctgcCGGCAGCATTCAGGAGCTGCTGCAAGAGTtcctgcagcagcagcaacagatgGAGATGCAGTGGTTCGACATGATGGAGCGGAGGGCGCAGGAGCGGCGGATGTTCGAGCAGGAGTGGCGGCAGTCGATGGAGAAGCTGGAGAGGGAGCGGCTGATGCTCGAGCAGGCTTGGAGGGAGAGAGAGGAGCAGAGGAGGATGAGGGAGGAGAGCCGGGCAGAAAAGAGGGATGCACTGCTGACCACGCTGCTGAATAAGTTCATTGAAGATGATCTGTGA